A DNA window from Amycolatopsis sp. DSM 110486 contains the following coding sequences:
- a CDS encoding ABC transporter substrate-binding protein, whose amino-acid sequence MNVRALVLPLVAVLLAISGCSLFDSGDAAAPAPLERTTLRVGVGGPIDTAPLRIAAAAGKFREAGLNVTLVDLGTQDGLAKLSSGQLDVTFASDVSLFRAANAGTALQLQGEAYTSGNNTIALVTLPNSDYTEPTAKKSPKIAVDDLDDIGALTARSVLATAGVDAAKIHFVPEPFDRMPDSLQAGDADAALMVEPYITRAEKELGAQILADGSSGATLDFPASGYATTGAFARDNPRTLAVFRRVLMQAQQTAADPAIVRDALPTFSDIDPTTAALVSLGTYPTTLSGIRLQRVADLMHTSGLLPSRLDVQAMLPEEDQP is encoded by the coding sequence ATGAACGTGCGTGCACTGGTGTTGCCGCTGGTGGCGGTCTTGCTGGCCATCAGCGGCTGCTCGCTGTTCGATTCCGGTGACGCGGCGGCGCCGGCGCCATTGGAGCGGACCACTCTGCGCGTGGGCGTCGGCGGGCCGATCGACACCGCGCCGCTGCGCATCGCGGCGGCCGCCGGGAAGTTCCGCGAGGCCGGGCTGAACGTGACGCTCGTGGACCTCGGGACCCAGGACGGCCTGGCGAAACTCAGCTCCGGGCAGCTGGACGTGACGTTCGCCAGCGACGTGTCTCTCTTCCGCGCCGCCAACGCCGGAACCGCGTTGCAGCTGCAAGGCGAGGCGTACACGTCGGGCAACAACACGATCGCGCTGGTGACGCTGCCGAACTCCGACTACACCGAGCCGACGGCGAAGAAGTCGCCGAAGATCGCCGTGGACGACCTCGACGACATCGGCGCGCTCACCGCTCGTTCCGTGCTCGCGACTGCCGGCGTCGACGCGGCGAAGATCCACTTCGTGCCCGAGCCGTTCGACCGGATGCCCGACTCGCTGCAGGCCGGCGACGCCGACGCGGCGCTGATGGTGGAGCCGTACATCACCCGGGCGGAGAAGGAGCTCGGCGCGCAGATCCTCGCCGACGGGTCCAGTGGCGCCACCCTCGACTTCCCGGCTTCGGGCTACGCGACGACCGGCGCGTTCGCACGCGACAACCCGCGCACGCTGGCCGTCTTCCGGCGCGTGCTCATGCAGGCGCAGCAGACGGCCGCCGACCCGGCGATCGTCCGCGACGCGCTGCCCACGTTCTCCGACATCGACCCGACCACGGCGGCGCTGGTCTCGCTGGGCACCTACCCGACCACCCTGTCGGGCATCCGGCTGCAGCGCGTGGCCGACCTCATGCACACCTCGGGCCTGCTTCCGAGCCGGCTCGACGTGCAGGCGATGCTGCCGGAGGAGGACCAGCCCTAG
- a CDS encoding IS481 family transposase: protein MSHRNARTTFLGRLLIVQRHHAGWPQAHIAAAMGISRKCVKTWLERYATEGEPGLRDRSSRPHTSPRQTSSELEQQIITLRQRERRGPAWLGHELGVPTRTVSRVLARHQIPRLAALDPITGLVIRASKTTAVRYERDRPGELVHMDVKKIGRIPDGGGWRAHGRAQREATRDRSTKIGYDYVHSLVDDHSRLAYSEILPDEKGPTCAGFLDRAITYFAGHGITRIERLMTDNAWAYRWSLRQVCAEHNIRQKFIKPHCPWQNGKVERLNRTLQTEWAYRQAFTSNTDRTAALAPWLEHYNTQRRHSALGGHPPTSRLPPT, encoded by the coding sequence GTGTCTCACCGTAACGCCCGGACCACGTTCCTCGGCAGGTTGCTGATCGTCCAACGTCACCACGCGGGCTGGCCCCAAGCCCACATCGCCGCCGCGATGGGTATCTCCCGTAAATGCGTGAAGACCTGGCTGGAGCGTTACGCCACCGAAGGCGAACCCGGGCTGCGGGACCGATCCTCACGCCCACACACCTCTCCCCGGCAAACCTCCAGCGAGCTCGAACAGCAGATCATCACCTTGCGGCAGCGGGAACGCCGCGGCCCGGCCTGGCTAGGCCACGAACTCGGTGTCCCGACACGGACGGTGTCACGGGTGCTGGCCCGCCACCAGATCCCGCGGCTGGCCGCATTGGACCCGATCACCGGACTGGTGATCCGGGCCAGCAAGACCACCGCCGTGCGCTACGAACGCGACCGGCCCGGCGAGCTGGTCCACATGGACGTCAAGAAGATCGGCCGCATCCCCGACGGCGGCGGCTGGCGAGCCCACGGCCGGGCCCAGCGGGAAGCCACCCGCGACCGCAGCACCAAGATCGGATACGACTACGTCCACTCCCTGGTCGATGACCACTCCCGCCTGGCCTACTCCGAGATCCTCCCGGACGAGAAAGGGCCAACCTGCGCCGGCTTCCTCGACCGGGCGATCACCTACTTCGCCGGCCACGGCATCACCCGCATCGAGCGGCTGATGACCGACAACGCCTGGGCCTACCGCTGGTCCCTGCGCCAGGTCTGCGCCGAGCACAACATCCGGCAGAAGTTCATCAAACCCCACTGCCCCTGGCAGAACGGCAAAGTCGAGCGCCTCAACCGCACCCTGCAAACCGAATGGGCCTACCGCCAGGCCTTCACCAGCAACACCGACCGCACCGCAGCCCTTGCACCCTGGCTCGAGCACTACAACACTCAACGCCGCCACAGCGCACTCGGCGGACACCCACCCACCAGCCGACTGCCACCAACCTAA
- a CDS encoding DNA repair helicase XPB has translation MTDGPLIVQSDKTVLLEVDNPQANDARIAIAPFAELERAPEHVHTYRITPLALWNARAAGHDAEQVVDALTTYSRFPVPQPLLIDVVDVMGRFGRLQITNDPAHGLVMSTTDRAVLEEVSRHKKINPMLGARIDEDTVLVHPSERGRLKQALLKVGWPAEDLAGYVDGEAHPIDLDEQDWHLRDYQRQAAEAFWAGGSGVVVLPCGAGKTLVGAAAMAHAKATTLILVTNTVAGRQWKRELVARTSLTEDEIGEYSGEKKEIRPVTIATYQVVTRKTRGEYRHLELFDSRDWGLVVYDEVHLLPAPVFRMTADLQSRRRLGLTATLVREDGREGDVFSLIGPKRYDVPWRDIEAQGWIAPAECTEVRVTLTDAERLAYATSEPDERYKLAATAMTKMPVIESIVERHAGEPTLVIGAYLDQLEMLGAELDAPVIQGSTRNKEREELFDRFRRGELRTLVVSKVANFSIDLPEASVAIQISGTFGSRQEEAQRLGRLLRPKGDGRQAHFYSIVSRDTVDTEYAAHRQRFLAEQGYAYHIVDAEDLRRPL, from the coding sequence GTGACTGATGGCCCCCTGATCGTCCAGTCCGACAAGACCGTGCTGCTCGAGGTCGACAACCCTCAGGCCAACGACGCGCGGATCGCCATCGCGCCGTTCGCCGAGCTGGAACGCGCGCCCGAGCACGTGCACACGTACCGCATCACGCCACTGGCGTTGTGGAACGCGCGCGCCGCCGGCCACGACGCGGAGCAGGTGGTGGACGCGCTCACCACCTACTCGCGCTTCCCCGTGCCGCAGCCGCTGCTGATCGACGTGGTCGACGTGATGGGCCGCTTCGGGCGGCTGCAGATCACCAACGACCCGGCCCACGGCCTGGTGATGTCGACCACCGACCGCGCGGTGCTGGAAGAGGTGTCGCGGCACAAGAAGATCAACCCGATGCTCGGCGCGCGCATCGACGAGGACACGGTGCTCGTGCACCCGTCCGAACGCGGGCGGCTCAAGCAGGCGCTGCTGAAGGTCGGCTGGCCCGCGGAGGATCTCGCGGGTTACGTGGACGGCGAAGCGCACCCCATTGATCTCGACGAGCAGGACTGGCACCTGCGCGACTACCAGCGCCAGGCGGCGGAGGCCTTCTGGGCCGGCGGCTCGGGCGTGGTGGTTCTGCCTTGTGGCGCGGGCAAAACGCTGGTGGGCGCGGCGGCCATGGCGCACGCCAAGGCGACCACGCTGATCCTGGTGACCAACACCGTCGCGGGGCGGCAGTGGAAGCGCGAACTGGTGGCGCGCACGTCGCTGACCGAGGACGAGATCGGCGAGTACTCCGGTGAGAAGAAGGAGATCCGCCCGGTCACGATCGCGACGTACCAGGTCGTGACACGCAAGACCAGGGGCGAGTACCGGCACCTGGAGCTGTTCGACTCGCGGGACTGGGGCCTCGTTGTGTACGACGAGGTCCACCTGTTGCCGGCGCCCGTGTTCCGCATGACGGCGGATCTGCAGTCACGGCGTCGCCTGGGTTTGACGGCGACCCTGGTGCGCGAGGACGGCCGTGAGGGTGATGTCTTTTCGCTGATCGGACCCAAGCGCTACGACGTTCCGTGGCGGGACATCGAGGCGCAGGGGTGGATCGCGCCCGCGGAGTGCACCGAGGTCCGCGTGACCCTGACCGACGCCGAGCGGCTCGCGTACGCGACTTCGGAGCCGGACGAGCGGTACAAGCTCGCAGCGACGGCGATGACGAAAATGCCCGTGATCGAGTCCATTGTGGAGCGTCACGCCGGCGAGCCCACCCTGGTGATCGGGGCGTACCTGGACCAGCTGGAGATGCTGGGCGCGGAGCTGGACGCGCCCGTGATCCAGGGGTCGACGCGCAACAAGGAGCGGGAGGAGCTGTTCGACCGCTTCCGCCGCGGTGAGCTGCGGACCCTCGTGGTGTCGAAGGTGGCGAACTTCTCCATCGACCTGCCGGAAGCGTCGGTGGCCATCCAGATCTCGGGCACCTTCGGCTCCCGGCAGGAAGAGGCGCAGCGGCTCGGCCGGCTGCTGCGCCCCAAGGGCGACGGACGGCAGGCGCACTTCTATTCGATCGTTTCCCGGGACACAGTGGACACCGAGTACGCGGCGCACCGGCAACGGTTCTTGGCGGAGCAGGGGTACGCGTACCACATCGTGGATGCGGAGGACCTGCGCCGGCCGCTGTAG
- a CDS encoding nitroreductase family deazaflavin-dependent oxidoreductase — translation MAVAEDIDRATDSKWDWVAEQTRKYVSSGGQEGHEQNGVYTLILATTGRKTGEPRRTCLIYGTQGEDFVVVASKGGDDDHPAWFKNLEAEPSVGVQVGARRFDARARIAGNQEREALWPKMAEIFPLYNEYAQKTERVIPIVLLTPNR, via the coding sequence ATGGCCGTCGCCGAGGACATCGACCGCGCTACCGACTCGAAGTGGGACTGGGTGGCCGAGCAGACGCGCAAGTACGTGAGCTCGGGCGGCCAGGAGGGGCACGAGCAGAACGGCGTCTACACCCTCATCCTCGCCACCACCGGCCGCAAGACCGGCGAGCCCCGCCGCACCTGCCTGATCTACGGCACGCAGGGCGAGGACTTCGTCGTGGTCGCCTCCAAGGGCGGGGACGACGACCACCCGGCCTGGTTCAAGAACCTCGAGGCCGAGCCGAGCGTCGGTGTGCAGGTCGGCGCGCGGAGGTTCGACGCGCGCGCCCGGATCGCCGGCAACCAAGAGCGCGAGGCGCTCTGGCCGAAGATGGCCGAGATCTTCCCGCTGTACAACGAATACGCGCAGAAGACCGAGCGCGTCATCCCGATCGTCCTGCTCACGCCGAACCGGTGA
- a CDS encoding DUF4253 domain-containing protein has product MTIAPFRPGLGAPPVQTLPPGRWHGRIWVSEEPLARPHRYLECVAEFERSGLWPVLIPHDQRFAARGEDWLDDRGRLTPAGHRVDSVDPADALARWWDTSCCDGACLRPFGTRFPGLARRSHRRADPLAEAGNTGSILANRSAHRLGLVQTDRPADIPALLGWTGMIKSTDQVAELSAVLRSWEDRFGATLLSLGFDSLTLSVSAPPRTQARALTVAAEHRAFSLPTYLSQPGTLREYASGLVQTRLWTFSWA; this is encoded by the coding sequence ATGACGATCGCACCGTTCCGCCCCGGCCTCGGGGCACCGCCGGTCCAGACCTTGCCGCCCGGGCGGTGGCACGGGCGCATCTGGGTGTCCGAGGAGCCGCTCGCGCGGCCGCACCGGTACCTGGAGTGCGTCGCGGAGTTCGAGCGCTCCGGGCTCTGGCCCGTGCTCATCCCGCACGACCAGCGGTTCGCCGCGCGCGGAGAAGACTGGCTCGACGACCGCGGCCGCCTCACTCCGGCGGGCCACCGGGTCGACTCCGTGGACCCCGCCGACGCCCTCGCGCGCTGGTGGGACACCTCGTGCTGCGACGGCGCGTGCCTGCGCCCCTTCGGCACCCGCTTCCCCGGCCTCGCGCGCCGCTCGCACCGCCGCGCCGACCCCCTCGCCGAGGCGGGCAACACCGGCTCCATCCTGGCCAACCGCAGCGCCCACCGCCTCGGCCTGGTCCAGACCGACCGCCCGGCCGACATCCCCGCCCTCCTCGGCTGGACGGGCATGATCAAGTCCACCGACCAGGTCGCGGAGCTCTCGGCCGTCCTGCGCAGCTGGGAAGACCGCTTCGGCGCCACCCTGCTCTCCCTGGGCTTCGACTCCCTCACGCTGTCCGTCTCCGCCCCGCCGCGCACGCAGGCCCGCGCCCTCACCGTCGCGGCCGAGCACCGAGCCTTCAGCCTCCCCACGTACCTCTCCCAGCCCGGCACCCTCCGCGAGTACGCCAGCGGCCTCGTGCAGACCCGCCTATGGACCTTCTCGTGGGCCTGA
- a CDS encoding DUF72 domain-containing protein: MREIAGIRIGTSGWRYPPWRREFYPEGLPQRRELEYLSRRLNSVELNGSFYSLQTPDRYTAWADQTPADFVFAVKGGRFITHLKRLRDVEPAVANFFASGVLALGEKLGPVLWQLPARLEFDPDRVETFLGLLPRTTTEAAALGAKHDDKLKTPPHLEPGKNRPIRHALEVRHPSFVTPEALGLLRENDVALVVADTAGRWPYREDQTTNFTYIRLHGDVELYTSGYTESALRTWATKITAWHADGHRDVHVYFDNDVKVEAPRNAITLSNLLHLKPPPAQ; this comes from the coding sequence GTGAGGGAGATCGCCGGGATTCGGATCGGGACGTCGGGGTGGCGGTACCCGCCGTGGCGCCGCGAGTTCTACCCCGAGGGGCTGCCGCAGCGCCGCGAGCTGGAGTACCTGTCGCGGCGGCTGAACTCCGTGGAGCTCAACGGGTCGTTCTACTCACTGCAGACCCCCGACCGCTACACCGCCTGGGCCGACCAGACCCCGGCCGATTTCGTGTTCGCCGTGAAGGGCGGGCGCTTCATCACGCACCTCAAGCGGCTGCGTGACGTCGAACCTGCCGTCGCCAACTTCTTCGCGTCCGGCGTGCTCGCGCTCGGCGAAAAACTGGGCCCGGTCCTGTGGCAACTGCCCGCACGGCTCGAGTTCGACCCCGACCGCGTCGAGACCTTCCTCGGTCTGCTGCCCCGCACCACCACCGAAGCCGCCGCGCTCGGCGCGAAGCACGACGACAAGCTCAAGACCCCACCCCACCTCGAACCCGGCAAGAACCGGCCCATCCGGCACGCGCTCGAAGTCCGCCACCCCAGCTTCGTCACCCCGGAAGCCCTCGGCCTGCTCCGAGAAAACGACGTCGCCCTCGTCGTCGCCGACACCGCCGGCCGCTGGCCGTACCGCGAGGACCAGACCACGAACTTCACCTACATCCGCCTCCACGGCGACGTCGAGCTCTACACCAGCGGCTACACCGAATCCGCCCTGCGCACCTGGGCCACCAAGATCACCGCCTGGCACGCCGACGGCCACCGCGACGTCCACGTCTACTTCGACAACGACGTCAAAGTCGAAGCTCCCCGCAACGCCATCACCCTCTCGAACCTCCTGCACCTCAAGCCGCCACCGGCACAGTGA
- a CDS encoding AfsR/SARP family transcriptional regulator, translated as MRRVDGLDFRVLGPAEVVAGGRAVPLGGSRPLIVLAGLLLRANRVVSVDELGRWLWNDDQRRSKGALQTYVLRLRRALGPGVAIRTERGGYLLDLDPLATDLGRFRTLTARGRTAFEQGEHRRAAGLFADALAEWRGPALQNVESDALHRDEAGQLAEERTRVRELWADALIAVGEFGTVVPELTRLTREHPLRERLHEQLVLALFHSGRQAEALEVYRRISAVLAEELGLDPGAGLQRVHRLVLGGAPYQPAVEPQVPHQLPADLGAFAGREADLKALRALLPAEDSTSTPIASIEGMGGMGKTTLSVHFAHEIADGFPGGQVFLNLRGYGPGDPVELMAALETLLSALGVPGDQIPADVDGRAATWRTHTAGRRLLVVLDNANSTEQVRPLLPGPGCLVVVTSRWQLRGLVATHGARRIALEELDEAGAVELLASAIGFDRVNADPVATSRFVEYCGGLPLAIRILAVRAAQFPDYPLGSFVDVLDAEPDRLGLFDLGDGEETNIRSVFSYSYRALPPAAARLLRLLGLPSGPDVTPAVAEVLLGSPPGSALDALVSAHLLTQPQPGRYQFHDLIRAYAAELAYHVDSAEETSAARLRLLDFYLSSALNASRAMRPERIYGSLELRVDGGLAFADYHAGLAWFGAEYGNLVAAVHLAFRLREYAHCWKLTWLMFTYFAGRAGVDDWRALNELALRGTRLSGDRGGEAGILNCLGVIDGVVRDYPSARRYLEQALVLQRELGSREGEARALYNLAMAADSSSDFPAALAHGTRALEIVRDLRMTGFEANVLRALGDLCCRFGDFPRALALADEALALAPAPRDGRFSLTTRAKALLGVGRSAEGIECMSDAVDMFFAMDEHYEAADVLAQLGTAHLRLGHPAAARDCWLRSVHLLTDLAHPDAADVRAKLAAMVSG; from the coding sequence ATGAGACGTGTGGACGGCCTCGACTTCCGGGTGCTCGGCCCGGCCGAGGTCGTGGCCGGGGGCCGCGCCGTGCCGCTGGGCGGGAGCCGCCCGCTGATCGTGCTCGCCGGGCTGCTGCTGCGCGCCAACCGCGTGGTGTCCGTGGACGAGCTCGGCCGCTGGCTGTGGAACGACGACCAGCGCCGTTCGAAGGGCGCCCTCCAGACGTACGTGCTGAGGCTGCGACGCGCGCTAGGCCCAGGTGTTGCGATTCGCACAGAGCGTGGTGGTTATCTACTGGATCTTGATCCGTTGGCAACGGATCTTGGTCGTTTTCGCACACTCACAGCCCGGGGGAGGACAGCTTTCGAACAAGGCGAACACCGTCGTGCTGCGGGGTTGTTCGCCGACGCACTCGCGGAGTGGCGCGGGCCGGCGCTGCAGAACGTCGAGTCCGACGCCCTGCACCGCGACGAGGCCGGCCAGCTCGCCGAGGAACGCACCCGCGTGCGCGAGCTGTGGGCCGACGCGTTGATCGCCGTCGGCGAGTTCGGCACCGTCGTCCCGGAGCTGACGCGGCTGACCCGGGAACACCCGTTACGGGAACGGCTGCACGAGCAGCTCGTACTCGCGTTGTTCCATTCCGGACGGCAGGCCGAGGCGCTCGAGGTGTACCGGCGGATCAGCGCGGTGCTCGCCGAGGAGCTTGGCCTCGATCCCGGGGCAGGCCTGCAACGCGTGCACCGGCTCGTGCTGGGTGGGGCGCCTTATCAGCCGGCGGTCGAGCCGCAGGTGCCGCACCAGTTGCCTGCCGACCTCGGTGCTTTTGCCGGCCGTGAGGCGGATTTGAAGGCGCTGCGTGCTTTGCTTCCGGCGGAGGACAGCACGTCGACCCCTATCGCCTCCATTGAAGGCATGGGTGGCATGGGGAAAACCACGCTGTCCGTCCACTTCGCACACGAGATCGCGGATGGGTTCCCGGGCGGACAGGTGTTCCTGAACCTGCGCGGGTACGGTCCTGGCGATCCGGTGGAGCTGATGGCGGCGCTGGAAACTTTACTGTCGGCGCTGGGTGTCCCTGGTGACCAGATTCCGGCCGATGTGGACGGTCGCGCCGCGACGTGGCGCACGCACACGGCGGGGCGGCGGCTGCTCGTGGTACTGGACAACGCCAACAGCACCGAGCAGGTGCGGCCGCTGCTGCCGGGGCCGGGCTGCCTGGTCGTGGTGACGAGCCGCTGGCAGCTGCGCGGCCTCGTCGCGACGCACGGCGCGCGCCGGATCGCGCTCGAGGAGCTGGACGAGGCGGGCGCCGTCGAGCTGCTGGCCTCGGCGATCGGCTTCGACCGCGTCAACGCGGATCCTGTTGCCACGTCACGCTTTGTGGAGTACTGCGGCGGGCTGCCGCTGGCGATCCGGATCCTGGCCGTGCGGGCGGCGCAGTTCCCGGACTACCCGCTGGGATCCTTTGTAGATGTGTTGGACGCCGAACCTGATCGGCTCGGGTTGTTCGACCTCGGTGATGGCGAGGAGACGAACATCCGATCGGTGTTCTCGTACTCGTACCGAGCGTTGCCACCGGCTGCCGCGCGGTTGTTGCGGTTACTGGGCCTGCCGTCGGGGCCGGATGTGACGCCTGCCGTCGCCGAGGTGCTGCTGGGGTCGCCGCCGGGGTCCGCTTTGGACGCCCTGGTGTCCGCGCACCTGCTCACTCAGCCGCAGCCGGGCCGCTACCAGTTCCACGATCTGATTCGGGCGTACGCGGCAGAGCTCGCGTACCATGTGGACAGTGCCGAGGAGACGTCGGCGGCACGGTTGCGACTGTTGGATTTCTATCTTTCTTCGGCGTTGAACGCTTCGCGGGCGATGCGGCCCGAGCGGATCTACGGGTCGCTGGAGTTGCGTGTGGACGGTGGACTCGCGTTCGCCGACTACCACGCGGGGCTGGCGTGGTTCGGCGCGGAGTACGGGAACCTCGTCGCGGCTGTGCATCTGGCTTTCCGGCTGCGGGAGTACGCGCATTGCTGGAAGCTCACGTGGCTGATGTTCACGTACTTCGCCGGGCGCGCCGGCGTCGACGACTGGCGGGCGCTCAACGAGCTGGCCCTGCGGGGCACGAGGCTGTCCGGCGATCGGGGTGGCGAGGCCGGGATCCTCAACTGTCTCGGCGTGATCGACGGGGTTGTGCGCGATTACCCGTCGGCGCGGCGGTACCTCGAGCAGGCGCTGGTGCTGCAACGCGAGCTCGGCTCGCGCGAGGGCGAGGCGCGGGCGCTGTACAACCTGGCCATGGCGGCCGATTCGTCGTCCGACTTCCCCGCGGCGCTCGCCCACGGCACGCGGGCGCTGGAGATCGTCCGGGACCTGCGGATGACCGGCTTCGAGGCCAACGTGCTGCGCGCGCTGGGGGATTTGTGCTGCCGGTTCGGGGATTTCCCGCGTGCCTTGGCTTTGGCAGACGAGGCATTGGCCTTGGCGCCTGCTCCTCGTGACGGCCGCTTCTCCCTGACCACCCGCGCCAAAGCCCTCCTCGGCGTGGGCCGGTCGGCTGAGGGCATCGAGTGCATGTCGGACGCCGTGGACATGTTCTTCGCGATGGACGAGCACTACGAAGCCGCCGACGTCCTCGCCCAACTCGGCACGGCCCACCTGCGCCTCGGCCACCCCGCCGCCGCCCGCGACTGCTGGCTCCGCTCGGTCCACCTCCTCACCGACCTCGCGCACCCCGACGCGGCGGACGTCCGGGCGAAGCTGGCTGCGATGGTTTCGGGCTGA
- a CDS encoding o-succinylbenzoate synthase — MKVYALPLHNRFRDITVREGVLFEGPAGWGEFCPFADYSDAESVPWLASALEASKQGWPAAVRERVEVNTTVPVVPPDRAHALVRASGCRTAKVKVADKRSTLADDCARLEAVRDALGPAGAIRVDANTAWDVDTAVTALAALDKAAGGLEYAEQPCRTIDELAAVRRRVSVRIAADESIRRAEDPLKVAVAGAADIAVLKVAPLGGVRRALEVAEACGLPCVVSSAVETSVGLAAGLALAGALPQLDFACGLGTMSLLTGDVSTTSLSPVDGYLPVLPQAPVPDRFEEFAAAPDVTEAWLARLDRVRALR, encoded by the coding sequence ATGAAGGTCTACGCGCTGCCCCTGCACAACCGGTTCCGGGACATCACCGTCCGTGAAGGCGTCCTGTTCGAAGGACCCGCCGGGTGGGGTGAATTCTGCCCGTTCGCGGACTATTCGGACGCCGAGAGCGTGCCGTGGCTGGCGAGCGCCCTGGAGGCGAGCAAGCAGGGCTGGCCCGCCGCGGTGCGCGAACGTGTCGAGGTCAACACGACCGTCCCCGTCGTGCCGCCGGACCGCGCCCACGCGCTGGTCCGCGCCTCCGGCTGCCGCACGGCGAAGGTGAAGGTCGCCGACAAGCGCTCCACACTCGCCGACGACTGCGCCCGCCTCGAAGCCGTCCGCGACGCCCTCGGCCCGGCCGGCGCCATCCGCGTCGACGCCAACACGGCCTGGGACGTCGACACCGCCGTCACCGCGCTCGCCGCCCTCGACAAGGCCGCCGGCGGCCTCGAGTACGCCGAACAGCCATGCCGCACCATCGACGAGCTGGCCGCCGTCCGGCGCCGCGTGTCCGTGCGCATCGCCGCCGACGAGTCGATCCGCCGCGCCGAGGACCCGCTGAAGGTCGCCGTCGCCGGGGCCGCCGACATCGCCGTGCTGAAGGTCGCCCCCCTCGGCGGCGTGCGGCGCGCCCTGGAGGTGGCCGAGGCGTGCGGGCTGCCGTGCGTCGTGTCGTCCGCTGTCGAGACCAGCGTGGGCCTCGCCGCCGGCCTGGCCCTCGCGGGCGCCCTCCCGCAGCTCGACTTCGCCTGCGGCCTGGGCACGATGTCCCTGCTGACCGGCGACGTCAGCACGACGTCGCTGTCCCCCGTGGACGGTTACCTCCCGGTCCTGCCGCAGGCGCCGGTGCCGGATCGCTTCGAGGAGTTCGCCGCCGCGCCCGACGTCACCGAGGCCTGGCTGGCCCGGTTGGACCGGGTGCGCGCGCTGCGCTGA
- a CDS encoding PspC domain-containing protein, whose product MTNSVYTPETKKLFRSRTDRMLTGVCGGWADYLGVDPTMVRIAVVAATVLSAGIMLPVYVAAAVLTPEATQAA is encoded by the coding sequence ATGACGAACAGCGTGTACACCCCGGAAACCAAGAAGCTCTTCCGCAGCCGCACCGACCGGATGTTGACCGGGGTCTGCGGGGGCTGGGCCGACTACCTCGGCGTCGACCCGACGATGGTCCGCATCGCGGTCGTGGCCGCGACGGTGCTGTCGGCCGGGATCATGTTGCCGGTTTACGTCGCCGCTGCCGTGTTGACGCCCGAAGCGACCCAAGCCGCCTGA